One Pseudoalteromonas sp. NC201 DNA segment encodes these proteins:
- a CDS encoding ABC transporter ATP-binding protein translates to MLIMNNIGKVYQTDMVQTHALRDFNLQVNEGEFIAVTGPSGSGKTTFLNIAGMLEGYSSGQYMLDGIDVGKLNDNQRADLRNQKIGFIFQGFNLIPDLNLYENVEVPLRYRGIKAAERKRRIENCLEQVGLAGRAKHLPQQLSGGQQQRVAIARALAGEPRFLLADEPTGNLDSLMARQVMELLEQINRDGATIVMVTHDPELARRTPRNIQIVDGQVADFTLYQGKGAASQALKSQVGA, encoded by the coding sequence ATGTTAATTATGAATAATATCGGCAAAGTATACCAAACTGATATGGTGCAAACACACGCACTCAGAGATTTTAACCTGCAAGTAAATGAAGGAGAGTTTATCGCGGTAACAGGCCCTTCAGGCTCAGGTAAAACAACCTTCTTAAATATTGCTGGGATGCTAGAAGGGTACTCTAGTGGTCAATATATGCTAGATGGAATTGATGTTGGTAAGCTTAATGACAACCAAAGAGCTGATCTGCGAAACCAAAAAATCGGCTTTATTTTTCAAGGTTTTAACCTTATCCCAGATTTAAACTTGTACGAAAATGTTGAAGTGCCACTACGTTATCGTGGTATCAAGGCGGCTGAGCGCAAGCGCAGAATTGAAAACTGTCTAGAGCAAGTTGGCCTTGCTGGCCGTGCAAAACATTTGCCACAACAGTTGTCCGGTGGACAGCAGCAGCGTGTGGCGATTGCAAGAGCGCTTGCTGGTGAGCCACGCTTTTTACTCGCCGATGAACCAACGGGGAATTTAGATAGTTTAATGGCGCGTCAGGTGATGGAGTTACTAGAACAAATTAACCGTGACGGCGCAACGATAGTAATGGTTACCCACGACCCGGAGCTCGCAAGGCGTACACCAAGAAACATCCAAATTGTAGATGGACAGGTTGCGGATTTTACTTTGTATCAAGGTAAAGGTGCGGCTTCACAAGCGTTGAAATCTCAGGTGGGAGCTTAA
- a CDS encoding ABC transporter permease has translation MFAHYLDLAWRSLKATPLATSLMTLAIAIGIGVTMVSLSVYHMMSADPIPSKSGKLYAVQLQVMDEGQTYHSADDIPFQLTFLDAKNLYQTLNVDKKVAMFKSGFAVHVSNPEVRPMLQTTRLITREFFAMFELSFLYGGVWSQSQADNAAPVVVIDETIAQKLFGRSDVVGESIYLAQRRYQVVGVTKEWQPNVKMYDLNNGAFADAERIFIPFSHAAAYEIDTWGNTNGWKREEINNFTDKMNSEMLWTQFWVELENEKEQQALATQLDNYIQTQQDLGRFNRKTREFSLRNVTEWLEYNNVVSEDNKVMIGLSFMFLAVCLANILGLLLAKFLKRAPDVGVRRALGASKTQVFYQHLVEVALLGFMGGVIGIVFAQLGLWGIRRTSHVYESLATMDVSMLLAAPSIAIVTCILAGLYPAWIVCKTSPATYLKVQ, from the coding sequence ATGTTTGCGCATTACCTTGATTTAGCTTGGCGTAGCCTAAAAGCCACGCCGCTTGCGACTAGTCTAATGACGCTGGCTATCGCCATTGGTATTGGCGTCACTATGGTGAGTTTATCCGTGTATCACATGATGTCCGCCGATCCAATTCCAAGCAAAAGTGGCAAACTCTATGCTGTACAGCTACAAGTGATGGATGAGGGGCAAACCTATCATTCAGCTGATGATATTCCCTTTCAGTTGACATTTTTAGATGCGAAAAACCTGTATCAAACGCTAAACGTCGACAAAAAAGTCGCGATGTTTAAATCCGGTTTTGCGGTTCATGTAAGCAACCCCGAAGTGAGGCCCATGCTACAAACGACACGGCTAATCACCCGAGAGTTTTTTGCCATGTTTGAGTTGAGTTTTTTGTATGGTGGAGTGTGGAGCCAAAGCCAAGCCGACAATGCTGCACCAGTGGTTGTAATTGACGAAACTATCGCACAAAAGTTATTTGGCCGCAGCGATGTGGTTGGAGAAAGTATTTATTTGGCGCAGCGAAGATATCAAGTAGTAGGGGTAACTAAGGAGTGGCAGCCAAACGTCAAAATGTATGACTTAAACAATGGCGCGTTTGCTGATGCCGAGCGTATCTTCATTCCCTTCAGTCATGCTGCAGCTTATGAGATTGACACTTGGGGTAATACGAATGGCTGGAAGAGGGAAGAGATTAACAACTTCACGGACAAAATGAATTCAGAAATGCTTTGGACTCAGTTTTGGGTTGAATTAGAGAACGAAAAAGAACAACAAGCGTTAGCAACACAACTGGATAATTACATCCAAACCCAACAAGATTTGGGAAGATTTAACCGTAAAACACGAGAGTTTTCACTTCGAAATGTCACTGAATGGCTTGAGTACAATAATGTGGTTAGTGAAGATAACAAAGTCATGATTGGTTTAAGTTTTATGTTCCTTGCCGTTTGCTTAGCCAATATTCTCGGATTGTTACTAGCGAAATTTCTTAAACGTGCCCCTGATGTTGGCGTAAGAAGAGCGCTTGGTGCAAGTAAAACGCAAGTGTTTTACCAACACTTAGTTGAAGTGGCGTTGCTTGGTTTTATGGGGGGAGTGATAGGGATAGTTTTTGCTCAGCTTGGCTTATGGGGGATCCGCAGAACTAGCCATGTATACGAAAGTCTTGCAACGATGGATGTCTCTATGCTGTTAGCAGCGCCGAGCATCGCTATTGTGACTTGTATTCTTGCAGGGCTTTACCCAGCTTGGATAGTGTGTAAAACATCACCTGCTACTTATCTAAAAGTGCAATAA
- a CDS encoding ABC transporter permease, whose translation MLELKPIINALLRSKVGAVLAILQLALTLAIVSNSLSIISERVSYLNKPTGYPEESIITFSVMSFDDKVDANQQLIVDERILKSIPGVIEAVGVSSVPLSGGGSNSGFSLTPEDDGKHTNSGHLYANEQVIRTLGVKLIEGRDFTSGDVLISSEYAKQPDVVIASKAFTDEIFGEGKGLGETIYYGGGPLKVVGIVERMTNAWPRFRNADRLIIFPMVNANGFQDFLVRTDPSLRGEVMKKIESVLLQENPNRVITNMKGLDEVKERYNSKDILMLRMLLVLITALVVVTALGIFGLTQFNISKRTKQIGTRRALGARKSAIVRYFVVENLIVCAIGLILGTVATVFLGQKLMSLYSVPPLEVSYILITALGLIVLCIASVIFPAKKAANISPSIATRSV comes from the coding sequence ATGTTGGAATTAAAACCAATTATCAATGCGTTATTGCGCTCTAAAGTTGGTGCCGTACTTGCCATCCTACAACTTGCCTTGACGTTGGCAATTGTCAGCAATTCGCTGTCCATTATTAGTGAGCGCGTCAGCTATCTCAACAAGCCAACTGGCTACCCAGAAGAGTCGATAATCACCTTCAGTGTCATGTCGTTTGACGACAAGGTAGATGCAAACCAACAGCTTATCGTTGATGAGAGAATACTAAAAAGTATCCCAGGTGTTATAGAAGCCGTAGGAGTGAGTTCAGTTCCGCTTTCAGGAGGAGGTAGCAATTCGGGATTCAGCTTAACCCCAGAAGACGATGGTAAACATACAAACTCGGGGCATTTATACGCCAATGAACAAGTGATCCGTACCTTGGGCGTAAAATTGATAGAAGGCCGTGATTTCACATCTGGTGATGTCCTGATCTCAAGTGAATACGCTAAGCAACCAGATGTTGTTATTGCCAGTAAGGCGTTTACGGACGAGATATTTGGTGAGGGTAAAGGATTGGGCGAAACGATTTATTATGGTGGCGGCCCGTTAAAAGTCGTGGGGATTGTTGAGCGTATGACTAATGCTTGGCCGCGTTTTAGAAATGCTGATCGCTTAATTATTTTTCCCATGGTCAATGCGAATGGATTTCAAGATTTCTTAGTTCGCACAGATCCGAGTTTGCGTGGCGAAGTAATGAAAAAAATAGAGTCGGTGCTGCTTCAAGAAAATCCAAATAGAGTGATCACCAATATGAAAGGACTTGATGAAGTAAAGGAAAGGTACAACTCTAAAGACATATTGATGCTAAGAATGTTGCTAGTGCTAATCACAGCATTAGTCGTCGTGACGGCGCTGGGAATATTTGGTCTTACTCAGTTTAATATCAGTAAACGTACTAAACAGATTGGTACTCGCAGAGCTTTGGGGGCGCGTAAGTCTGCAATTGTTCGTTACTTTGTGGTAGAAAACCTCATTGTTTGTGCAATTGGCTTAATACTTGGCACAGTGGCTACGGTTTTCCTAGGACAAAAGCTAATGTCTTTGTATTCAGTGCCACCGCTAGAAGTAAGCTATATTTTGATAACGGCGCTTGGGCTTATCGTGCTCTGTATCGCGTCAGTTATTTTTCCTGCTAAAAAGGCGGCGAACATTTCACCGAGTATCGCTACAAGAAGTGTATAA
- a CDS encoding sigma-54-dependent transcriptional regulator yields MDKILIVDDNPAVLDALSLLLELHDYQVVTACSPLEAIKVVSFQQIALVIQDMNFSADTTSGEEGAALFHQLKALNAKLPIILLTAWTELTMAVELVKAGAADYLAKPWDDQKLLTTIANLVALGEAHKQVANFERAEQERQQFNQGADLCGFVYKSVAMQRVIDMALQVAKSDVSVLITGPNGSGKEKIAEIIQANSPLKNQPFVKVNAGALPSDLIEAELFGAESGAYTGANKQRIGRFEAADKGTLFLDEIGNLPLPGQTKLLRVLQSGEFERLGSVETKKVSVRVISATNADLLADIRGGKFREDLYYRLNVIELNLPALSQRVDDIIPLVAHFLPARGLTSDAQQALCEHPWPGNVRELENACKRAAVLNPDGELSAKDFGLDVQANTAQVSASHTIREPSKEELEQALKTHLGVIAKVARHFNMSRQALYRRLQKFGIEY; encoded by the coding sequence ATGGATAAAATCTTAATTGTGGATGATAACCCTGCGGTGCTTGATGCACTGTCATTGTTACTAGAGCTGCATGATTATCAAGTAGTTACCGCGTGCTCACCGTTAGAAGCAATTAAAGTGGTATCGTTTCAGCAAATTGCACTAGTTATCCAAGATATGAACTTTAGTGCAGACACCACCTCAGGAGAGGAGGGGGCTGCGCTTTTTCACCAATTAAAAGCACTAAATGCAAAACTCCCTATTATCTTATTAACGGCTTGGACTGAGCTCACCATGGCGGTTGAGTTGGTAAAAGCTGGAGCGGCAGACTATCTAGCCAAGCCGTGGGACGACCAAAAGTTACTCACCACAATTGCAAATCTCGTCGCGCTTGGTGAGGCACATAAGCAAGTTGCAAACTTTGAACGGGCTGAACAAGAACGCCAACAGTTTAATCAAGGCGCGGATTTATGCGGGTTTGTGTATAAATCGGTGGCCATGCAGCGAGTCATAGATATGGCGCTGCAAGTCGCCAAATCTGATGTATCAGTGTTAATAACCGGTCCAAATGGTAGCGGTAAAGAAAAAATCGCGGAGATCATTCAAGCGAACTCACCACTAAAAAATCAACCGTTTGTCAAAGTGAATGCAGGCGCGCTCCCAAGTGACTTAATCGAAGCTGAGTTATTTGGTGCTGAGAGTGGTGCTTATACCGGTGCGAATAAGCAGCGTATTGGTCGCTTTGAAGCTGCTGATAAAGGCACGTTATTTTTGGATGAGATTGGTAATTTACCTCTTCCAGGGCAAACAAAATTGCTACGTGTTTTGCAAAGTGGCGAGTTTGAGAGGTTGGGTTCAGTCGAGACAAAAAAAGTCTCGGTTCGTGTCATCTCAGCAACGAACGCGGATCTGCTAGCGGATATTCGAGGGGGGAAATTCCGTGAGGATCTATATTATCGCTTAAATGTCATTGAGCTAAACTTACCCGCGTTGTCACAGCGAGTGGATGATATTATACCTTTGGTCGCGCATTTTTTACCTGCAAGGGGGCTTACTTCGGATGCCCAGCAAGCATTATGTGAACACCCTTGGCCTGGAAACGTACGAGAGCTTGAAAATGCCTGTAAACGGGCGGCAGTATTGAATCCAGATGGTGAGCTCAGTGCCAAGGATTTTGGTCTTGATGTGCAGGCAAATACAGCACAAGTTAGCGCCTCGCATACCATACGAGAACCCAGTAAAGAAGAATTGGAGCAGGCGCTCAAGACTCACCTTGGCGTGATTGCGAAAGTGGCGCGACATTTCAACATGAGTAGACAAGCGCTTTATCGTCGCTTGCAAAAGTTTGGCATTGAATATTAA
- a CDS encoding sensor histidine kinase codes for MTTSLQHALIIAISIIIGLIPLWFLLDDHSGFIVIVVGSVSVALVLHRLLMRENKAGWEALEVGLMNFKDGEFSTSITYNANNELGRLCQLFNETAKQLRDEKQWIYQRELMLDKVLESSPQVLVLVDSQDVVVFANNSAKTFFNCEHRLEGERFSKLLSEVPDELQQAASNQLDGLFSIQSSIGESQMWHLANGELLLNNHFHKLYIFKQFTRELSRQEVQVWKKVIRIISHELNNSLGPISSMLHSGQILAERVDEPRLSRVFATIEERIVHLSEFVQGYGKFAKLPLPNIEPVNLQVLCARLQSHWSFQYQLNQMQLQADTTQLEQLLINLIKNATESGSKIEEIRVQSEQRNDEVYIWVLDRGEGMSDTVMANALIPFYSTKASGTGLGLALCREIVEAHNGKISLYNREGKGLCVEIRLPNKLS; via the coding sequence ATGACGACCTCGCTGCAACATGCATTGATCATAGCCATCAGTATTATTATTGGCCTTATTCCTTTATGGTTCTTACTCGATGATCACAGTGGTTTCATTGTAATAGTAGTGGGCTCCGTCAGTGTAGCACTAGTGCTACATAGACTATTAATGCGTGAAAACAAAGCGGGGTGGGAGGCGCTAGAAGTCGGCTTGATGAACTTTAAGGATGGCGAATTTTCTACGTCAATCACCTATAACGCTAACAATGAGCTCGGTAGGTTGTGTCAATTATTCAATGAAACGGCAAAACAGTTAAGAGATGAAAAACAATGGATTTATCAGCGTGAGTTGATGCTAGATAAAGTGCTTGAGTCGTCACCTCAGGTACTTGTCCTTGTCGACTCACAAGATGTGGTGGTATTTGCTAACAATAGTGCAAAAACGTTTTTTAACTGTGAGCACCGCCTTGAGGGTGAGCGTTTTAGTAAATTGTTATCCGAAGTCCCCGATGAACTTCAGCAAGCAGCAAGCAACCAACTTGATGGCTTGTTCTCAATACAAAGTAGCATTGGAGAGTCGCAAATGTGGCATCTCGCCAACGGTGAGTTATTACTCAACAACCACTTTCACAAATTATATATTTTTAAGCAATTCACTCGAGAGTTGAGCCGCCAAGAAGTGCAAGTTTGGAAGAAAGTGATCCGCATCATTAGTCATGAGTTAAACAACTCGTTAGGGCCTATTTCATCTATGCTGCACAGCGGACAGATCTTGGCTGAACGCGTGGATGAACCTAGGCTAAGTCGAGTATTTGCGACGATAGAAGAGCGCATTGTGCACCTTAGCGAGTTTGTTCAGGGTTATGGTAAGTTCGCCAAACTTCCTCTGCCAAACATTGAACCTGTGAATTTGCAGGTTTTGTGTGCGCGACTGCAAAGCCATTGGTCATTCCAGTATCAGCTTAATCAAATGCAATTACAGGCAGACACGACACAGTTAGAACAGTTACTCATTAATTTGATAAAGAATGCGACCGAGTCTGGCTCAAAGATAGAGGAAATCCGCGTCCAATCTGAGCAGCGTAACGACGAGGTTTATATATGGGTGCTCGATAGAGGCGAAGGCATGAGTGACACTGTGATGGCCAACGCCTTAATTCCATTTTACTCTACCAAAGCGTCAGGAACCGGGCTTGGTTTAGCGCTGTGCAGAGAAATTGTTGAAGCACACAACGGTAAGATCAGCCTCTATAATCGCGAAGGTAAAGGTTTGTGCGTCGAAATTCGGTTACCGAACAAATTATCCTGA
- a CDS encoding 2OG-Fe(II) oxygenase codes for MLDLDLEFPFEKLAQDLQTTGISILPNFVSPDILSKLELRIAELSSDDFKQAGIGRLASHEQNKKIRRDKIHWLDSSNELESVWLNYMGELKAYLNRRLFMGLFSYESHFAIYPPGAFYKKHLDAFKGKTNRILTTVLYLNQSWAPDNGGELVVFNPDNHDEILNTVLPSYGTLVTFLSDEFPHEVLVANEKRYSIAGWFRVNASINHSIDPPK; via the coding sequence TTGTTAGATTTAGACTTAGAATTTCCGTTCGAGAAATTAGCTCAGGACTTACAAACCACAGGCATTAGTATTTTGCCAAATTTCGTCAGTCCCGACATTTTATCCAAGTTGGAATTGAGAATAGCAGAGCTAAGCAGTGATGATTTTAAGCAAGCTGGAATTGGTCGTTTAGCCTCTCACGAGCAAAATAAGAAAATTCGCAGAGATAAAATTCACTGGCTAGATAGCAGCAATGAGTTGGAATCTGTTTGGCTCAACTACATGGGCGAGCTAAAAGCCTATTTAAACAGACGGCTGTTTATGGGACTCTTTAGTTATGAAAGCCACTTTGCCATTTATCCTCCAGGGGCGTTTTACAAAAAGCATTTGGACGCCTTTAAGGGAAAGACCAACCGAATTTTGACCACGGTATTGTACTTAAATCAGTCTTGGGCACCAGACAATGGCGGCGAACTAGTCGTTTTCAATCCCGATAATCACGACGAAATACTCAATACGGTGCTGCCCAGTTATGGCACGCTAGTTACCTTTTTAAGTGATGAATTCCCTCATGAAGTACTGGTTGCCAACGAAAAGCGCTATTCAATTGCAGGGTGGTTTAGGGTTAACGCCAGCATTAATCATTCGATTGATCCACCGAAATAA